A stretch of the Elusimicrobiota bacterium genome encodes the following:
- a CDS encoding D-sedoheptulose 7-phosphate isomerase, translating into MKDEIKKIINENVSTNEKLLNNGYLAVIEEMAQIIIDTYSCGKKVIVFGNGGSAADAQHFAAELVCRFEKNRRSLPALALTTNTSSLTAIGNDYSFEDVFSRQVEGLAEEGDLVIGISTSGNSPNVLKALDVAKEKKTRTMGLTGIKGGKLKNKADVCFCAPSTVTGRIQECHILVIHVLCKLVEDALFAEK; encoded by the coding sequence ATGAAAGACGAAATAAAAAAAATAATAAATGAAAATGTTTCCACAAACGAAAAACTTCTTAACAACGGCTATTTGGCGGTAATTGAAGAAATGGCGCAAATAATCATTGACACATATTCTTGCGGAAAAAAGGTCATTGTTTTTGGTAACGGCGGTTCGGCAGCGGATGCCCAGCATTTTGCGGCGGAACTTGTTTGCAGGTTTGAGAAAAACCGCAGATCTCTTCCCGCCTTAGCGTTGACTACAAATACTTCCTCTTTAACTGCTATAGGAAACGATTACAGTTTTGAAGATGTTTTCAGCCGTCAGGTTGAAGGTTTGGCTGAGGAAGGAGATTTGGTGATAGGAATTTCAACTTCGGGAAACTCGCCAAACGTATTGAAGGCGTTAGATGTTGCTAAAGAGAAGAAAACCAGAACAATGGGTTTAACCGGAATAAAAGGCGGAAAATTGAAAAACAAGGCAGACGTATGTTTTTGCGCCCCGTCAACAGTAACCGGAAGAATTCAGGAATGCCATATATTGGTTATTCACGTATTATGTAAGCTTGTGGAGGATGCCCTTTTTGCTGAAAAATAG